In Actinoplanes sp. NBC_00393, a single genomic region encodes these proteins:
- a CDS encoding ABC transporter substrate-binding protein codes for MTDALHSRRNILRMALALGAGGTLGGLTTACATPTGLPGAGTLNIALNRSLVSLDNKLNQFDAAVTVQRAVRQALTRLTPDLKIQPVLAESFQLTAPTEWTVRLRSGIRYSDNSPVQVEDVAKALESYRDTKGGFLATFFPEWPRVVKVDDQTFKLRTDAPLPVLDYLMANILITPAAANKAEELQTGVGSGPYVVTAADRGAGNYQLAINPNYWGTRPTVEQVQVRFLPSETSRVVSLRSGEVDVIDSITPDSVEQLRGLPGVQIENRPGTRITHLFYNFRKPAGHPLADVRVREALSYAINGDALINDILQQAVIPVPGVVPPGLSGAAAVGGFRYDPAKARQMLTGLGVRDLSMKIIWESGEFAGDTQVMEAVYEMLRAVGVRVTLQQFEPGGDISAWRQGRAGDWDLLANGYPSSTGLAITVLQGMYAGTAAKEQTRDTYHGYVVPEATQLIARASAEIDPARRTQLLTQAQQTVWNTWPAMWAFAPKAVVARRERVTGMAMGANNSYDLTQLRLAQ; via the coding sequence ATGACCGATGCCCTTCACAGCCGTCGCAACATCCTCAGAATGGCGCTGGCCCTCGGCGCCGGCGGCACGCTCGGTGGCCTGACCACGGCGTGCGCCACCCCCACCGGCCTGCCCGGTGCGGGCACCCTCAACATCGCCCTGAACCGTTCGCTGGTCAGCCTGGACAACAAGCTGAACCAGTTCGACGCCGCGGTCACCGTGCAGCGGGCCGTCCGCCAGGCACTGACCCGGCTCACCCCGGACCTGAAGATCCAGCCGGTGCTGGCGGAGAGCTTCCAGCTGACCGCGCCGACCGAGTGGACCGTGCGCTTGCGGTCCGGCATCCGCTACTCCGACAACTCGCCGGTGCAGGTGGAGGACGTCGCCAAGGCCCTGGAGTCCTACCGCGACACCAAGGGCGGCTTCCTGGCCACCTTCTTCCCGGAGTGGCCGCGCGTGGTCAAGGTCGACGACCAGACCTTCAAGCTGCGCACCGACGCGCCGCTGCCGGTCCTCGACTACCTGATGGCCAACATCCTGATCACCCCGGCCGCCGCCAACAAGGCCGAGGAGCTGCAGACGGGCGTCGGGAGCGGGCCCTACGTCGTCACCGCCGCCGACCGCGGCGCCGGCAACTACCAACTCGCGATCAACCCCAACTACTGGGGTACGCGCCCCACGGTCGAACAGGTGCAGGTGCGCTTCCTGCCCTCGGAGACCAGCCGCGTCGTGTCCCTGCGCAGCGGCGAGGTCGACGTCATCGACTCGATCACCCCGGACTCCGTCGAGCAGCTGCGCGGCCTGCCCGGCGTGCAGATCGAGAACCGGCCCGGCACCCGGATCACCCACCTGTTCTACAACTTCCGCAAGCCAGCCGGGCATCCCCTCGCCGACGTCCGGGTCCGGGAGGCGCTCAGCTACGCGATCAACGGCGACGCGCTGATCAACGACATTCTTCAGCAGGCCGTCATCCCGGTCCCCGGAGTGGTCCCGCCCGGACTGAGCGGCGCCGCCGCGGTCGGCGGGTTCCGCTACGACCCGGCGAAGGCCCGCCAGATGCTCACCGGCCTCGGCGTCCGCGACCTGTCGATGAAGATCATCTGGGAGTCCGGGGAGTTCGCCGGCGACACCCAGGTGATGGAAGCCGTCTACGAGATGCTGCGCGCGGTCGGCGTACGGGTCACGCTCCAGCAGTTCGAGCCCGGCGGCGACATCTCCGCCTGGCGGCAGGGCCGCGCCGGCGACTGGGACCTGCTGGCCAACGGCTACCCCAGCTCGACCGGCTTGGCGATCACCGTTTTGCAGGGCATGTACGCGGGCACCGCCGCCAAGGAGCAGACCCGCGACACCTATCACGGCTACGTCGTGCCGGAGGCGACCCAGCTGATCGCCCGGGCCTCGGCCGAGATCGACCCGGCCCGGCGCACCCAGCTGCTCACCCAGGCCCAGCAGACGGTCTGGAACACCTGGCCGGCCATGTGGGCGTTCGCGCCCAAGGCCGTGGTCGCGCGCCGCGAACGGGTCACCGGCATGGCGATGGGCGCCAACAACTCCTACGACCTCACCCAGCTCCGATTGGCGCAATGA
- a CDS encoding DeoR/GlpR family DNA-binding transcription regulator, producing MPPVLGSRRRREEIVRLAETTGLTSVTDLAERFRVSASTIRRDLARLEATGRLTRTYGGAMAAPHRAEPPLQQRIGEAFAEKVAIARWAAAQIEPGDSLALDAGSTVAALAHQLRDHTDLTVSTPSLTVLSELAGADGLTVHCLGGTMRPVSQALVGPIAENALERMSFDRAFLAADSVDAERGICEADLAQTRLKELMAQRSTRVYVLAHAAKLGRRPFHAWTRLAPGWTLVTTGADAQVAPFREKGIRVVTVPV from the coding sequence ATGCCACCGGTGCTGGGTTCACGCCGTCGCCGCGAAGAGATCGTCCGGCTCGCCGAGACGACCGGACTGACCAGCGTCACCGACCTGGCCGAGCGGTTCCGGGTCTCGGCCTCCACGATCCGCCGCGACCTGGCCCGGCTGGAGGCGACCGGCCGGCTGACCAGGACGTACGGCGGGGCGATGGCCGCGCCGCACCGCGCCGAGCCACCCCTGCAGCAGCGCATCGGCGAGGCCTTCGCCGAGAAGGTCGCCATCGCCCGCTGGGCCGCCGCCCAGATCGAGCCCGGCGACTCCCTCGCCCTGGACGCGGGCTCCACGGTGGCAGCCCTGGCCCACCAGCTGCGCGACCACACCGACCTGACCGTGTCCACGCCCAGCCTGACGGTTCTCAGTGAGCTGGCCGGGGCGGACGGGCTGACCGTGCACTGCCTCGGCGGCACGATGCGACCGGTCAGTCAGGCCCTGGTCGGCCCGATCGCCGAGAACGCCCTCGAGCGGATGAGCTTCGACCGGGCGTTCCTGGCCGCCGACAGTGTGGACGCCGAACGCGGGATCTGCGAGGCCGACCTGGCACAGACCCGGCTCAAGGAGCTGATGGCGCAGCGCTCCACGCGTGTCTACGTGCTGGCGCACGCCGCCAAGCTGGGGCGCCGGCCGTTCCACGCCTGGACCCGGCTGGCGCCCGGGTGGACGCTGGTCACCACCGGCGCCGACGCGCAGGTCGCGCCGTTCCGGGAGAAGGGCATCCGGGTCGTCACCGTGCCGGTGTGA
- a CDS encoding enolase C-terminal domain-like protein has translation MRITAAYEGVVPISSAIRNAWIDFTSMDCSVLALVSDVIRDGKPVVGYGFNSNGRYSAGEILRRRILPRLLDASPGSLLDESGSLDPARAWQLMMRNEKPGGHGERSVAVGVVDMALFDLAAKIAGQPLYRYLSDRYGDGDPDESVFVYAAGGYYAPGKGLRDLQDEMRGFLDQGYRVVKMKIGGAPLAEDLQRIEAVLQVLGGDGSRLAVDVNGRFDLPTALEYGRAIEPYGLFWYEEVGDPLDYRLNATLAEHYRGPLATGENLFSLPDTRNLIRYGGLRPDRDVIQVDPALSYGLVEYLRIQDMLREHGWSSRRCIPHGGHQFSLHIAAALKLGGNESYPGEFQPTGGFADDAVVRDSAVRLSDEPGIGLEGKQAFYEVLRQLHA, from the coding sequence ATGAGAATCACGGCCGCGTACGAGGGAGTCGTGCCGATCAGTTCGGCGATCCGCAACGCCTGGATCGATTTCACGTCCATGGACTGCTCGGTCCTCGCTCTGGTCAGCGACGTGATCCGCGACGGGAAACCGGTCGTCGGGTACGGCTTCAACTCCAACGGCCGCTACTCGGCCGGCGAGATCCTGCGCCGCCGCATCCTGCCGCGCCTGCTGGACGCTTCGCCTGGCTCGCTGCTGGACGAGTCCGGAAGTCTGGACCCCGCCCGGGCGTGGCAGTTGATGATGCGCAACGAGAAGCCCGGCGGGCACGGAGAGCGCTCGGTCGCCGTCGGCGTCGTCGACATGGCGCTGTTCGACCTGGCCGCGAAGATCGCCGGGCAGCCGCTGTACCGGTACCTGTCCGACCGCTACGGCGACGGAGACCCCGACGAGTCGGTGTTCGTCTACGCCGCCGGCGGCTACTACGCGCCCGGCAAGGGCCTGCGCGACCTGCAGGACGAGATGCGGGGCTTTCTCGACCAGGGCTACCGCGTCGTCAAGATGAAGATCGGCGGGGCCCCGCTCGCCGAGGACCTGCAGCGCATCGAGGCGGTGCTGCAGGTGCTCGGCGGGGACGGGTCACGGCTGGCCGTCGACGTCAACGGCCGCTTCGATCTGCCCACGGCGCTGGAGTACGGCCGGGCGATCGAACCGTACGGCCTGTTCTGGTACGAGGAGGTCGGCGACCCGCTCGACTACCGGCTCAACGCCACCCTCGCCGAGCACTACCGCGGGCCGCTGGCCACCGGTGAGAACCTGTTCTCCCTGCCGGACACCCGCAACCTGATCCGCTACGGCGGCCTGCGCCCCGACCGCGACGTCATCCAGGTCGACCCCGCCCTCAGTTACGGCCTGGTCGAGTACCTGCGCATCCAGGACATGCTGCGCGAGCACGGCTGGTCCTCGCGCCGGTGCATCCCGCACGGCGGCCACCAGTTCTCGCTGCACATCGCCGCGGCCCTCAAGCTGGGCGGCAACGAGTCGTACCCGGGCGAGTTCCAGCCGACCGGCGGCTTCGCCGACGACGCCGTGGTCCGCGACAGCGCGGTCCGGCTCAGCGACGAGCCGGGCATCGGCCTGGAGGGCAAGCAGGCGTTCTACGAGGTGCTGCGGCAGCTGCATGCCTGA
- a CDS encoding ArsR/SmtB family transcription factor, whose product MDRKVVQFRLGSSDISAVRFGISPGHELIHAIRVMLRPQVAPLHWGWFRNQRGVPTGEAFRLMAVISGVEGYLPDFLTTTPSGDMTPEEELERLREVPDERLQFDLRKMEIRSTGARQREIQELIADPARARSAIVTAWEQVWGMLLAPVWPQMLRLLRADIAVRARRSSDAGLAAMAATLHSSVTWRDDVVEVQLRHHGETIDCGGTGLVLVPSVMALRGCAVLTEPPAQPTIFYPAHGISESWHRPASDVLDALTALLGSARARLLLELQQPLSTSECAQLTGSAASTASHHLTVLRAAGLVDSRRAGPRVLHTRTPLGEALAGGH is encoded by the coding sequence GTGGATCGAAAGGTGGTGCAGTTCCGGCTCGGCTCGTCCGACATCTCGGCGGTACGGTTCGGGATCTCACCGGGGCACGAGCTGATCCACGCGATCCGCGTCATGTTGCGACCCCAGGTCGCCCCGCTGCACTGGGGCTGGTTCCGTAACCAGCGCGGCGTACCGACGGGTGAGGCGTTCCGCTTGATGGCGGTGATCAGCGGCGTCGAGGGGTACCTGCCCGACTTCCTCACCACTACCCCGTCCGGCGACATGACCCCCGAGGAGGAACTGGAGCGTCTGCGTGAGGTGCCGGACGAACGGCTGCAGTTCGACCTGCGCAAAATGGAGATCCGATCGACCGGCGCGCGACAACGGGAGATCCAAGAGTTGATCGCCGATCCGGCACGTGCGCGGTCGGCGATCGTCACGGCCTGGGAGCAGGTGTGGGGCATGCTGCTGGCGCCGGTCTGGCCGCAGATGCTGCGGTTGTTGCGCGCCGACATCGCGGTGCGGGCACGGCGCAGCAGCGACGCCGGGCTCGCCGCGATGGCCGCCACCCTGCACTCGAGCGTGACGTGGCGCGACGATGTCGTCGAGGTCCAGCTGCGGCACCACGGGGAGACGATCGACTGCGGCGGCACCGGGCTGGTGCTCGTCCCCTCCGTCATGGCCCTCCGCGGCTGCGCCGTGCTGACCGAACCTCCCGCCCAGCCGACGATCTTCTACCCTGCACACGGCATCTCAGAGTCGTGGCACCGGCCCGCGTCCGACGTCCTCGATGCGCTCACCGCACTGCTGGGTTCCGCCCGCGCCCGCCTCCTGCTCGAGCTCCAGCAACCTCTCTCCACGTCCGAGTGCGCCCAGCTGACCGGGTCGGCGGCCTCGACCGCGTCGCACCATCTCACCGTGTTGCGGGCGGCCGGCCTGGTGGACAGCCGCCGCGCCGGTCCGCGGGTCCTGCACACCCGTACCCCGCTCGGCGAGGCCCTCGCCGGGGGTCACTGA
- a CDS encoding YciI family protein: MPQYFLTVPHNTAEEPTMESMRETDPAELEAVMAAVDRFNSAMQDSGAFVHAGGLHPPSTAITVDATGRETKRVPGPFVEATEYVGGFWIINAADEEAAVTWAEQASAALHSRIEVRALQ, encoded by the coding sequence ATGCCGCAGTACTTCCTCACCGTCCCGCACAACACGGCCGAGGAGCCGACGATGGAATCGATGCGGGAGACGGACCCCGCCGAGCTGGAAGCCGTGATGGCCGCCGTGGACCGCTTCAACTCGGCGATGCAGGACTCCGGCGCCTTCGTGCACGCCGGTGGACTGCACCCACCGTCGACCGCGATCACCGTCGACGCGACAGGCCGTGAGACCAAGCGCGTCCCCGGGCCCTTCGTGGAGGCGACGGAGTACGTCGGCGGCTTCTGGATCATCAACGCGGCCGACGAGGAGGCTGCCGTGACCTGGGCCGAGCAAGCCTCGGCCGCTCTCCATTCCCGCATCGAGGTCCGCGCCCTGCAGTGA
- a CDS encoding DUF4287 domain-containing protein — protein MPASAQSYLTTIETRTGLTPRQLLARIDDGGLGGPDTKAAEIVSWLKTEYGLGHGHAMTMAQVSRHRESVDLKNADTTAPPPGSIGRLWLDGKDSLPSTPA, from the coding sequence ATGCCCGCATCCGCACAGAGCTATCTGACGACGATCGAGACCCGAACCGGTCTGACACCGCGACAACTCCTCGCCCGCATCGACGACGGCGGCCTCGGCGGGCCCGACACCAAGGCCGCCGAGATCGTCTCCTGGCTCAAGACCGAATACGGCCTCGGCCACGGCCACGCGATGACCATGGCCCAGGTCTCCCGTCACCGCGAATCCGTCGACCTGAAGAACGCCGACACGACCGCACCTCCGCCCGGCAGCATCGGCAGACTCTGGCTCGACGGCAAAGACTCCCTTCCATCAACGCCGGCCTGA
- a CDS encoding SpoIIE family protein phosphatase has translation MVDLPLHAQILAMLDSDPQGWVLAEPVRVDGEFVDLELAYINDAGCRLVGRPREQLLGRCYRQLWPETVNDGTLPFYRSVVETGVPATRTVYYDRRTITGHFEFRAGPYGDGLLIRFVDLRQVTVSPQSDGGARLYDMLDTAFDGFTVLRAVRGPGGEITDFVCEYVNQLGAKLTGHAVADVIGHRLSEISPESWDDGLFERYRTVAATGEPWRQELRYPGIGQVWEVKIGQVGEGAVAVSFREITEQVERQREIADSAARAEHAAGRVRALESVTAALVAASTTAQVYAAMGSVLRPSAGGQGLAVLLRQDDSLQLTYHAGYEPEVVARLQQLPLHHRYPATAVARTGRARYLTSLAQFHAAQTDPATAVSPGSRQAWAFLPLTAAGEVLGVLVIGYREPRDFDDDTKSTLTALAGLVAQAMQRALLFETSMSIAAELQHALLPAALPTAPGLRHAARYLPWTRGAEVGGDWYDVIAVDDDVVSVVIGDVAGHNLAAAAAMGQVRDALRAYAVAGHEPAAVMRHTNRLIRAVGLDTIVTCCYLQLHLAEGTATGVLAGHPPPILRDATGTRLLELPTAAPLGASRTAGYRETRIDFPPGATLLLYTDGLVEDHSHPLDRGLSELCAAVGSAPAGDADAVIEHVLTSDVGPRPRRDDIALLCLTRDHTTGI, from the coding sequence GTGGTCGATCTGCCGCTGCACGCGCAGATCCTGGCCATGCTCGACAGCGACCCGCAGGGCTGGGTGCTGGCCGAACCGGTGCGCGTCGACGGCGAGTTCGTCGATCTGGAGCTGGCGTACATCAACGACGCCGGGTGCCGGCTGGTCGGCCGTCCGCGCGAGCAGCTCCTGGGCCGCTGTTACCGGCAGCTGTGGCCGGAGACGGTGAACGACGGGACCCTGCCGTTCTACCGGTCCGTGGTGGAGACCGGGGTTCCGGCCACCCGCACGGTGTACTACGACCGGCGGACCATCACCGGACACTTCGAGTTCCGGGCCGGCCCGTACGGCGACGGCCTCCTGATCCGCTTCGTCGACCTGCGGCAGGTGACCGTGTCACCGCAGTCGGATGGTGGCGCCCGGCTGTACGACATGCTCGACACCGCGTTCGACGGTTTCACCGTGCTGCGCGCCGTCCGCGGGCCCGGCGGGGAGATCACGGATTTCGTCTGCGAGTACGTCAACCAGCTCGGCGCCAAGCTGACCGGCCACGCCGTCGCGGACGTGATCGGCCACCGGCTCAGCGAGATCTCCCCGGAGAGCTGGGACGACGGCCTGTTCGAGCGGTACCGGACGGTGGCGGCCACCGGGGAGCCGTGGCGGCAGGAGCTGCGGTATCCCGGGATCGGCCAGGTGTGGGAGGTCAAGATCGGCCAGGTCGGCGAGGGCGCGGTCGCGGTGTCCTTCCGGGAGATCACCGAACAGGTGGAACGGCAGCGAGAGATCGCTGACAGTGCGGCCCGCGCCGAGCACGCCGCCGGCCGGGTCCGCGCTCTGGAGAGCGTCACGGCGGCGCTGGTCGCGGCCAGCACCACGGCACAGGTGTACGCCGCCATGGGCTCGGTACTACGTCCCTCCGCCGGCGGTCAGGGGCTGGCCGTGCTGCTGCGCCAGGACGACTCCTTGCAGCTGACCTATCACGCCGGGTACGAACCCGAGGTCGTCGCCCGTCTGCAACAGCTGCCCCTGCACCATCGGTATCCGGCGACCGCGGTCGCCCGGACCGGGCGGGCGCGGTACCTGACGTCGCTGGCACAGTTCCACGCCGCCCAAACCGACCCGGCGACCGCGGTGTCTCCCGGCAGCCGGCAGGCCTGGGCGTTCCTGCCGCTGACCGCGGCCGGCGAGGTCCTGGGCGTGCTGGTGATCGGCTACCGCGAACCGCGGGACTTCGACGACGACACCAAGTCGACGTTGACCGCACTCGCCGGCCTGGTCGCCCAGGCAATGCAGCGGGCCCTGCTGTTCGAGACCAGTATGTCGATCGCGGCCGAACTGCAGCATGCGCTGCTGCCCGCCGCGCTGCCGACGGCACCCGGTCTGCGGCACGCGGCCCGCTACCTGCCGTGGACGCGCGGGGCCGAGGTCGGCGGCGACTGGTACGACGTCATCGCCGTCGACGACGACGTCGTCAGCGTCGTGATCGGCGACGTGGCCGGGCACAACCTCGCCGCGGCCGCCGCGATGGGGCAGGTCCGCGACGCGCTGCGCGCCTACGCCGTCGCCGGTCACGAGCCGGCTGCTGTCATGCGGCACACCAACCGGCTCATCCGCGCCGTCGGCCTGGACACCATCGTGACCTGCTGTTATCTGCAACTGCACCTGGCCGAGGGCACCGCCACCGGCGTCCTGGCCGGGCATCCCCCGCCCATCCTGCGCGACGCCACAGGCACCCGGCTGCTCGAGCTGCCGACCGCCGCTCCGCTGGGCGCTTCCCGGACTGCCGGCTACCGCGAGACCAGAATCGACTTTCCGCCCGGCGCGACCCTGCTGCTCTACACCGACGGGCTGGTGGAGGACCACAGCCACCCGCTCGACCGCGGTCTCAGCGAACTGTGCGCCGCCGTGGGCAGCGCCCCGGCCGGCGACGCCGACGCCGTCATCGAGCACGTCCTGACCAGCGACGTCGGCCCCCGCCCGCGGCGCGACGACATCGCCCTGCTCTGCCTGACCCGAGATCACACGACCGGCATATAG
- a CDS encoding sigma-70 family RNA polymerase sigma factor has protein sequence MRTSSVEPEAVTDFESVRPRLFGIAYRMLGRAADAEDVVQNVWVRWQGADRAQVRNRVGFLMTITSRVALNVATSAYARHEADTGGWLPEPPAESADPALEAERGEALEAAVQLLMERLSPAERAVYVLREAFGYPFREIAELLELTESAARQLASRARRHLTESRLHAVDSGERDALLGAVRAATRAGGMARLIDLLAGSGSSGRAPRPRHRTVQGCRQPAYR, from the coding sequence ATGCGTACGTCCAGCGTCGAGCCCGAGGCCGTCACGGACTTCGAAAGCGTCCGCCCTCGACTGTTCGGGATCGCCTACCGGATGTTGGGCCGGGCCGCCGACGCCGAGGACGTCGTCCAGAACGTCTGGGTCCGCTGGCAGGGCGCGGACCGGGCGCAGGTCCGCAACCGGGTCGGGTTCCTCATGACCATCACGTCGCGGGTCGCCCTCAATGTGGCGACCTCCGCCTACGCCCGTCACGAGGCCGATACCGGCGGCTGGCTTCCGGAGCCCCCGGCCGAGTCAGCGGATCCCGCGCTGGAGGCGGAACGCGGCGAGGCGCTCGAGGCCGCGGTCCAGCTGCTGATGGAACGACTGTCCCCGGCAGAACGTGCCGTCTACGTGCTGCGCGAGGCCTTCGGCTATCCGTTCCGGGAGATCGCCGAGTTGCTCGAGCTCACCGAGAGCGCGGCACGGCAACTGGCGTCGCGAGCCCGCCGGCACCTGACGGAGTCACGCCTGCATGCCGTTGATTCTGGGGAGCGTGACGCGCTGCTCGGGGCGGTCCGCGCCGCGACCCGTGCCGGTGGCATGGCCCGCCTGATCGATCTGCTGGCCGGCTCCGGCTCGTCGGGCCGGGCGCCTCGCCCGCGCCACCGGACGGTACAGGGCTGCCGGCAGCCGGCGTACCGGTGA
- a CDS encoding isocitrate lyase/PEP mutase family protein: MTASQATDLETRCDQLRALHRPGNPLLLPNAWDVATAKAVVAAGFPVVATTSAGVAAALGYEDHEAAPAAEMLAAAERIARGVDVPVTVDAEGGYGLEPAELVAALRTAGAAGCNLEDTDHRAGGGLRDADQHAQWLAAVRQAASQDGYRLVINARIDVFIGPFLAGAGPGAQQELVGEAVRRANAYLEAGADCVFPIVLWETDALRRFIAEVRGPVNVLRLPKAPSPAELAALGVARVSWGFLLHNGALAHFSEQLAALRQ, from the coding sequence ATGACCGCCTCGCAGGCCACTGATCTCGAGACCCGCTGCGATCAACTACGGGCGCTGCACCGCCCGGGAAACCCACTCCTGCTGCCGAACGCCTGGGACGTCGCCACCGCGAAAGCCGTGGTCGCAGCCGGCTTCCCGGTGGTCGCGACCACCAGTGCCGGCGTGGCCGCAGCGCTGGGCTATGAGGATCACGAGGCCGCGCCAGCCGCGGAGATGTTGGCCGCGGCCGAGCGGATCGCGCGGGGCGTCGACGTGCCCGTGACGGTCGACGCCGAAGGCGGCTACGGGCTGGAGCCGGCCGAGCTGGTGGCGGCGTTGCGCACGGCGGGCGCCGCCGGCTGCAACCTGGAGGACACCGACCACCGCGCCGGTGGTGGCCTGCGCGATGCCGACCAGCACGCACAGTGGCTGGCCGCGGTGCGTCAGGCCGCGTCGCAGGACGGCTACCGGCTTGTCATCAATGCCCGGATCGACGTCTTCATCGGCCCGTTCCTGGCCGGTGCCGGCCCCGGGGCCCAGCAGGAGCTCGTCGGCGAAGCGGTCCGCCGGGCGAACGCCTACCTGGAGGCGGGCGCCGACTGCGTCTTCCCGATCGTGCTGTGGGAGACCGACGCGCTGCGCCGCTTCATCGCCGAGGTCCGCGGCCCGGTCAACGTCCTGCGGCTGCCGAAAGCGCCGTCACCGGCCGAGTTGGCCGCGCTCGGCGTGGCCCGGGTGAGCTGGGGATTCCTGCTGCACAACGGCGCGCTGGCCCACTTCAGCGAGCAGCTGGCCGCCCTGCGGCAGTGA